In Euwallacea fornicatus isolate EFF26 chromosome 36, ASM4011564v1, whole genome shotgun sequence, a genomic segment contains:
- the LOC136349051 gene encoding cathepsin L-like proteinase — translation MNSAYHLLVLLFVSTVNSVITQFHEHLPHDQRIDFGQEAAQYWIKFKKDYLKQYSPEESLHRFDIFKNNLIRINDFRQKFENGLIDFQVGITEFSDMTKEEFINKHLTIKLPQSNRFKRDLPASNRTTRQVPEFFDWRSHGAVTAVKHQGACASCWAFSAVGALETQYFLKHGKLLSFSEQNLVDCSVDTVNNGCNGGWMANAFQYLKNHDISSLIDYPYIGIQQGCHYQTINSVKISLTGFQTIPADELSLLHSVATIGTISAAIDASNLQFYAGGVFRDDECLPGRVNHGVVVVGYGIENGREYWLIKNSWGTSWGENGYFKLIRNRANQCNIASYMMYPILN, via the exons ATGAATTCTGCGTATCATTTACTAGTTTTGTTGTTTGTGTCAACGGTTAATTCTGTGATAACACAATTCCACGAACATCTACCTCATGATCAACGCATCGACTTTGGGCAGGAGGCTGCACAGTACTGGATCAAATTTAAG AAAGACTATCTCAAACAATATTCCCCTGAAGAGAGCCTGCACAGattcgacatttttaaaaacaatcttATAAGAATCAACGATTTTagacaaaaatttgaaaatggcctTATAGATTTTCAAGTAGGCATTACTGAGTTTAGCGATATGACCAAGGAAGAATTCATAAACAAACACTTAACGATAAAATTACCGCAGAGCAATAGATTTAAGAGAGATTTACCGGCGAGCAATAGAACCACAAGACAAGTACCAGAGTTTTTTGATTGGAGATCACATGGGGCTGTAACTGCTGTAAAACATCAGGGAGCCTGCGCTTCTTGTTGGGCTTTTAGTGCG GTGGGAGCCCTGGAAACTCAATACTTCCTCAAACACGGAAAACTTTTATCTTTTAGTGAGCAAAACCTAGTTGACTGCTCAGTGGACACAGTAAATAATGGATGTAATGGAGGTTGGATGGCCAATGCTTTccaatatcttaaaaatcatGACATATCTTCATTGATTGATTATCCTTATATTGGAATTCAACAGGGTTGCCATTATCAAACGATCAATAGCGTTAAAATTTCCCTTACAG GTTTCCAAACAATACCAGCAGACGAGCTCTCTTTGCTCCACTCAGTGGCCACAATAGGGACAATATCAGCGGCAATAGACGCCTCAAATCTTCAGTTTTACGCAGGAGGAGTTTTCAGGGATGATGAATGCTTACCTGGCAGGGTAAATCATGGGGTTGTGGTAGTTGGTTATGGAATAGAGAACGGAAGAGAATACTGGTTAATCAAGAACAGCTGGGGAACTTCATGGGGAGAAAATGGCTATTTCAAGTTGATTCGTAATAGAGCTAATCAATGTAATATTGCCTCATATATGATGTAtcctattttaaattag
- the ND-B15 gene encoding NADH dehydrogenase [ubiquinone] 1 beta subcomplex subunit 4 has translation MSNFDVSPETQRITQEKLQRKLYLRNEFLKQKSDPFRHASGAGGTVFDSALLRYQSLSVNYSQFFRPNGKNIFQGIVYLIMPMVGCYYMIYNSRRKKEEAYRKGEVAYKDRIKTIC, from the exons ATGTCCAATTTTGATGTTAGTCCAGAAACTCAGAGAATAACACAGGAAAAGTTGCAGCGGAAACTGTACTTgcgtaatgaatttttaaagcagAAAAGTGACCCTTTTCGTCATGCTAGTGGGGCAGGAGGGACTGTT TTTGATTCTGCATTATTAAGATACCAATCCCTTTCTGTCAACTACTCTCAATTCTTCAGACCAAATGGCAAGAATATATTTCAAGGAATAGTTTACCTAATTATGCCTATGGTTGGTTGTTATTATATGATCTACAACTCCAggagaaaaaaagaagaagcCTACCGTAAGGGTGAAGTTGCCTACAAGGACAGAATAAAGACcatatgttaa
- the LOC136349052 gene encoding cathepsin L-like: MKILLSLASIILSCHAVSFYELVSEQWGAYKAEHNKNYDSETEERFRMKIFMDNAHKVSKHNKLYEQGLVTFKLGLNKYADLLHHEFVTTLNGFNKSKTSLLRSGESDDGVIFIPPANVKLPDSVDWRDEGAVTPVKDQGHCGSCWSFSATGALEGQHFRRTKQLVSLSEQNLVDCSVKYGNNGCNGGLMDNAFRYIKDNRGIDTEKSYPYKAEDEKCHFIPKNVGATDKGFVDIESGSERDLKSAVATVGPVSIAIDASHESFQLYSDGVYYDPSCSSQMLDHGVLVVGYGTDENTQQDYWLVKNSWGSTWGQQGYIKIARNKDNHCGVATQASFPLV, from the exons ATGAAGATCCTACTTAGTTTAGCATCTATAATCCTCAGCTGTCATGCGGTCTCTTTCTATGAATTGGTCTCAGAACAATGGGGAGCATACAAG GCCGAACATAACAAAAACTATGACTCAGAAACAGAAGAACGCtttagaatgaaaatttttatggataacgcccacaaagtgtcaaaacaCAACAAACTATACGAACAAGGCTTGGTCACCTTCAAGCTGGGTCTGAACAAATATGCCGACTTGTTGCATCATGAATTCGTCACCACCCTCAATGGTTTCAACAAATCAAAGACCAGTCTTTTAAGAAGCGGGGAATCCGATGACGGTGTCATTTTTATCCCCCCTGCCAATGTGAAACTTCCCGACTCCGTCGACTGGAGAGATGAAGGAGCTGTAACACCCGTTAAGGACCAGGGCCATTGTGGATCCTGCTGGAGTTTCAGCGCG ACTGGCGCTCTTGAAGGGCAACACTTCCGCCGAACGAAGCAACTTGTGTCACTCAGCGAACAAAACCTCGTCGACTGTTCCGTTAAATACGGCAATAATGGTTGTAATGGAGGTTTGATGGATAACGCCTTCCGTTACATCAAAGACAACAGGGGAATTGACACCGAAAAATCGTACCCTTACAAAGCCGAAGATGAAAAGTGCCACTTTATACCTAAGAACGTGGGTGCGACTGACAAAGGTTTTGTGGATATCGAGTCTGGTAGTGAAAGGGACTTGAAATCTGCTGTTGCCACCGTTGGCCCTGTGTCCATTGCTATTGACGCCAGTCATGAATCTTTCCAACTTTATTCGGATGGAGTGTACTATGATCCCAGTTGCAGTTCTCAGATGTTGGACCACGGTGTATTGGTTGTTGGTTATGGAACCGACGAGAATACCCAGCAGGACTATTGGTTGGTTAAGAATTCTTGGGGATCTACCTGGGGTCAACAGGGATACATTAAAATAGCTAGGAACAAGGACAACCATTGCGGTGTTGCTACCCAAGCTAGTTTTCCgttggtttaa
- the LOC136348949 gene encoding SOSS complex subunit C, with protein sequence MASFPQSNVQRELARSKILEELQNQKKKLLKHGAAQSLNSAPLTVPTGVQSAEGHSMNFHQQRAALQTAHTQSMGYFISQDSLFGNLILPVLPRFDQK encoded by the exons ATGGCTTCTTTTCCCCAGTCAAATGTACAAAGAG AACTAGCCAGAAGCAAAATCCTTGAAGAACTccaaaatcaaaagaaaaagcTCCTAAAACACGGAGCTGCTCAATCTCTCAATTCAGCACCATTAACAGTACCAACAGGAGTTCAAAGTGCTGAAGGGCACTCTATGAATTTTCACCAACAGAGAGCTGCATTACAGACTGCCCACACTCAATCTATGGGCTACTTTATTTCTCAAGACTCATTATTtgggaatttaattttaccagTACTGCCAAGGTTTGATCAAAAGTAA
- the Mettl5 gene encoding rRNA N6-adenosine-methyltransferase METTL5, which yields MFPCLKLRKIQERLQCIEGFEKPKIKLEQYITPWHLGSHMLYTIQSHYGDLDGKLVADLGCGCGTLSIGAAILNASSVIGFEIDEDVLDIFQSNIQDHNLPYIDAILCDVLKIPERFYKKFDTVLMNPPFGTKQNEGIDMKFLEVALQLSNKVVYSLHKSSTRKHILKYTKSLGVNGEVLAELKYDLPATYKFHKKDSVDVQVDFYRFLI from the exons ATGTTTCCATGTTTAAAGTTGAGAAAAATCCAAGAGAGATTACAGTGTATTGAGGGATTTGAAAagcctaaaattaaattggagcAATATATTACACCGTGGCATTTGGGGTCTCATATGCTTTATACAATACag TCTCATTATGGTGATTTGGATGGCAAACTTGTAGCTGACCTCGGATGTGGCTGTGGCACACTTTCAATAGGAGCAGCCATTTTAAATGCATCTTCAGTTATTGGGTTTGAAATTGACGAGGATGTTCTAGACatttttcaatcaaatatTCAGGACCACAATTTGCCATATATTGACGCTATTTTGTGTGATGTTCTGAAAATTCCCGAAAg attttataaaaaatttgatactgTATTGATGAATCCTCCCTTTGGAACCAAGCAAAATGAGGGAAttgatatgaagtttttggaAGTTGCATTACAATTGTCGAATAAAGTGGTGTATTCGTTGCATAAAAGCAGTACCAG AAAACACATattaaaatacacaaaatCACTTGGTGTAAATGGTGAAGTTTTAGCAGAGCTAAAATATGATCTTCCTGCAACTTACAAATTCCACAAAAAAGACTCTGTAGATGTTCAAGTTGACTTTTATAGATTTCTcatttag
- the LOC136349043 gene encoding transcription initiation factor TFIID subunit 3-like: MKMSAEYTRDHCKIAVAKILQTIGWHSINSTPLEVLTDILSSYISQIAKISNDYANEFGQTDPNLDHLGLSFQEMGVNLSELEEYVTFVNFVPPANPLPKYPLPKESNLNFLKPGSKEVVTRPVHINEHLPPMYPLLEEQSDQPELNAVKEKIEPELDVHQFKKPADVSPEFKRLKREDEGGRPTREISSVMMTTSGFLSPAREGKLPEAKAPIPPPEPPKPPSPTPPLPELVPVAKKKPEKKKKEMTKEVLKSLPDEKPPKKINNMKDILKMKRANAVAANAAAAAAANLVPNVLHPGLMRLPMSPHQQFIPPFAGDVKLPPLIAQRHRPPIVRPSSFNKALAAAKAKTEKLNTTITPIPMKSEPKTPKFHAVDKLVTEPDRNKINILKNVCKVSKEKGNKNIANNQLMQQTHDLVSKINLSRDITIEPINPQRHSPIKREPYLDDGSPPGTPPTPRTPEILPQSPPFVVKEKRKRKEKPDKPRVKKPRKQQLPHPHFMDPDILDVNMGRPKTPEAHLLFRKNPFPALPTNSPLPFPFPLANFGGPGLIPSIPFPFAPAIPDLAAFQHIPPKPEPSPPKISPKPKEVVKSEPQETAPLVPPIAASPKIPSPVKSDEVVKMEPDSVGDPQLEGVLKKSKEHKKEKKDKAKKKNKKEKVKDKSEKKKLKEAKKEKIKIKKEKKKKVPKSEEVHQVPDIPTIPKIVLKVNSPSPRPETPDSAKKLSIKPVVKRDEVSPERKQREPSPGLAQISALVFGPPKPKNTAPNKPVPPSEEPSTSNTAIRPPGRPRVHPVKPKPCPKPKKQEQPFVKVDAEGNEVWICPACGQQDDGRPMIGCDGCDAWYHWVCVGIQVPPDDNENWYCKPCLAKKNENFQDKKKKRKKKDKVH; this comes from the coding sequence atgaaaatgaGTGCCGAATATACGCGAGATCACTGCAAGATTGCAGTGGCAAAAATCCTGCAAACAATAGGTTGGCATTCAATCAATTCAACTCCCCTGGAAGTGCTGACAGATATTCTATCAAGTTATATCTCTCAAATAGCTAAGATAAGCAATGACTATGCCAACGAATTTGGGCAGACGGATCCGAATTTGGATCATTTGGGGTTGTCCTTTCAGGAAATGGGAGTAAATTTGTCCGAGTTGGAGGAATATGTGACGTTTGTAAATTTCGTCCCTCCGGCCAATCCACTTCCCAAATATCCCCTGCCGAAGGAAagcaatttgaatttcttaaagCCAGGAAGCAAGGAAGTAGTCACTAGACCTGTTCACATTAATGAACATTTGCCCCCAATGTATCCATTGCTTGAAGAACAAAGTGATCAACCAGAGTTGAATGCAGTTAAAGAGAAAATTGAACCAGAATTAGATGTTCATCAATTCAAAAAACCTGCAGATGTGTCTCCTGAGTTCAAAAGATTGAAAAGGGAAGATGAAGGTGGTAGACCCACAAGAGAAATCAGTAGTGTTATGATGACTACTTCAGGGTTTTTATCCCCAGCACGAGAAGGCAAATTACCTGAGGCTAAAGCTCCAATACCTCCACCTGAGCCACCAAAACCCCCATCACCAACTCCTCCTCTACCTGAATTAGTACCAGTCGCCAAAAAGAAGCctgagaagaagaaaaaagaaatgacCAAAGAGGTCCTAAAGTCCCTTCCAGACGAAAAACCCCCTAAGAAAATCAACAACAtgaaagacattttaaaaatgaagcGAGCTAACGCAGTCGCAGCTAATGCAGCTGCAGCTGCCGCGGCTAATTTAGTCCCCAACGTGCTGCATCCGGGCCTAATGAGACTACCAATGTCCCCACATCAGCAGTTCATTCCTCCATTTGCAGGAGATGTCAAACTTCCCCCTCTTATTGCGCAAAGGCACCGACCTCCCATTGTGAGGCCCAGTAGTTTCAATAAAGCATTAGCGGCTGCCAAAGCAAAAACCGAGAAACTCAACACCACAATCACTCCGATACCCATGAAATCTGAGCCAAAAACTCCAAAATTTCATGCTGTTGATAAATTGGTGACCGAACCCGAtaggaataaaataaatattttgaaaaatgtttgtaaagTTAGTAAGGAGAAGGGCAATAAGAATATCGCGAACAATCAGTTAATGCAGCAGACGCATGATTTAGTgagcaaaattaatttatcccGCGACATTACGATTGAACCAATAAACCCGCAAAGacattctccgatcaaaaggGAACCGTACCTTGATGATGGTTCTCCACCAGGAACTCCGCCCACTCCTAGAACCCCGGAAATACTCCCGCAAAGTCCTCCTTTCGTTGTCAAAGAGAAAAGAAAGAGGAAAGAGAAACCAGATAAACCCAGAGTCAAGAAACCGAGAAAGCAGCAACTACCCCATCCTCATTTTATGGATCCTGATATATTAGACGTCAACATGGGGAGGCCAAAGACACCAGAGGCTCATTTATTGTTCAGGAAAAACCCGTTCCCTGCATTACCTACAAACTCCCCACTACCATTCCCATTTCCTTTAGCCAACTTTGGAGGTCCGGGCCTGATCCCTTCTATTCCCTTTCCTTTCGCCCCCGCAATCCCGGATTTAGCGGCCTTCCAGCATATCCCTCCTAAACCTGAACCATCACCACCTAAAATATCCCCAAAACCCAAGGAAGTTGTAAAATCTGAACCACAAGAAACAGCTCCTTTAGTACCTCCTATAGCTGCGTCTCCTAAAATTCCTTCACCTGTAAAAAGCGACGAAGTTGTCAAGATGGAGCCTGATAGTGTTGGTGACCCTCAGTTAGAGGGggttttaaagaaatccaAGGAGCATAAAAAGGAGAAGAAAGATAAGGCGAAGAAGAAGAACAAGAAGGAGAAAGTTAAAGACAAATCTGAAAAGAAGAAACTGAAAGAAGCTAAGAAGGAGAAAATTAAGATCAAAAaggagaagaaaaagaaagttccTAAATCTGAGGAGGTTCATCAAGTTCCGGATATCCCGACAATACCCAAGATAGTTCTCAAAGTAAATTCTCCTTCTCCAAGACCGGAAACTCCAGACTCGGCCAAAAAGCTCAGCATCAAGCCTGTAGTAAAAAGAGACGAGGTCTCTCCCGAAAGAAAGCAGCGCGAACCTTCTCCAGGTTTGGCTCAAATCTCGGCCTTAGTTTTTGGACCCCCAAAACCCAAAAATACAGCTCCAAACAAACCCGTACCACCTTCAGAGGAACCTTCCACCTCAAACACAGCAATTAGACCCCCCGGTCGACCTCGAGTTCACCCGGTGAAGCCGAAACCCTGTCCTAAACCTAAAAAACAGGAACAACCCTTCGTAAAAGTAGATGCGGAGGGGAACGAAGTGTGGATTTGTCCGGCCTGCGGACAGCAGGATGATGGTCGTCCTATGATTGGATGCGATGGGTGCGATGCCTGGTACCATTGGGTATGTGTGGGAATTCAAGTGCCTCCCGATGATAATGAGAATTGGTACTGCAAACCTTGTTTGGCCAAGAAAAACGAGAACTTTCAGGATAAGAAAAAGAAGCGGAAGAAGAAGGATAAAGTGCATTAA
- the Aldh7A1 gene encoding alpha-aminoadipic semialdehyde dehydrogenase, whose translation MSVIRSLLSDKNTSIITWKSIIFIRTMASKAQYLVNDSKYSFLSELGIAESNHGAFDGQWKGSGRVVQSICPSNGRVIAEVKEGSLTDYEACIKASQKAWQIWAEIPAPKRGEIVRQIGDALRKKLLPLAQLVSLEMGKILPEGQGEVQEYVDICDYAVGLSRMISGSILPSERPGHVLLENWNPLGTIGVISAFNFPVAVYGWNSAIAMVCGNTVLWKGSETTPLVSIATSKIVQKVLENNHLPGAIATLCCGGADVGKAMAGDDRIKLLSFTGSCQVGQLVSIEVQKRFGKSLLELGGNNALIVAEDADLKMVIPATLFACIGTSGQRCTTTRRLILHQNIYQEVLQKLKIAYTQVMNRIGDALEDNVLIGPVHSETSIDNYKRTIDLIKQEGGTIELGGKVLDRPGYFVEPTIVTGISHTSELVRNECFAPILYVLKASSVEEAIKWNNEVPQGLSSSIFTQNVANIFKWIGPKGSDCGIVNVNIPTSGAEIGGAFGGEKHTGGGRESGSDSWKQYMRRSTITINHSKELPLAQGIKFE comes from the exons ATGTCTGTGATAAGAAGTTTATTATCTGATAAAAATACATCTATTATCACGTGGAAAAGTATAATCTTCATCAGAACTATGGCGTCGAAAGCTCAGTATTTAGTCAACGATAGTAAATACTCGTTTCTAAGTGAACTTGGAATAGCAGAGAGCAATCATGGGGCTTTCGACGGGCAATGGAAAGGATCCGGTCGC GTAGTTCAGTCAATTTGCCCTAGCAACGGTAGAGTTATCGCCGAAGTCAAAGAAGGCTCTTTAACAGACTACGAAGCATGCATCAAAGCCTCACAAAAGGCTTGGCAAATATGGGCAGAAATTCCTGCCCCCAAACGAGGCGAGATCGTGCGGCAAATTGGGGATGctctaagaaaaaaattgctaccATTAGCTCAATTAGTTTCCCTGGAAATGG GAAAAATTCTCCCAGAAGGGCAAGGGGAGGTGCAGGAGTACGTAGACATTTGCGATTACGCAGTAGGTCTGTCCCGCATGATTTCCGGGTCGATTCTCCCCTCTGAAAGGCCAGGACATGTCTTGCTAGAAAACTGGAACCCGTTGGGCACAATCGGGGTGATATCAGCGTTCAATTTTCCAGTCGCTGTTTACGGGTGGAACAGCGCAATTGCCATG GTATGCGGAAACACAGTTCTCTGGAAAGGCTCTGAAACCACGCCTTTAGTATCTATCGCAACTTCCAAAATCGTGCAAAAAGTTCTAGAAAATAATCACTTACCTGGGGCTATTGCTACGTTGTGTTGTGGTGGTGCTGATGTGGGCAAAGCGATGGCTGGAGATGACAGAATTAAGTTACTGTCTTTTACTGGTAGTTGCCAAGTTGGACAATTG gTAAGCATTGAGGTGCAAAAACGATTTGGAAAATCTCTACTCGAATTGGGGGGCAACAACGCTTTGATCGTTGCAGAAGACGCCGATTTGAAGATGGTTATTCCTGCTACTTTATTTGCATGTATTGGCACCTCCGGGCAACGTTGTACAACGACGCGAAGGCTTATTCTGCACCAAAAC ATATACCAGGAAGTTTTACAAAAGCTCAAGATAGCATATACTCAAGTTATGAATAGAATCGGAGATGCTCTAGAAGACAACGTTCTAATAGGCCCAGTGCACAGTGAAACTTCAATTGACAATTACAAGAGAACCATAGATCTGATTAAACAAGAGGGCGGCACCATCGAATTGGGAGGAAAAGTGTTGGATAGACCAGGCTACTTTGTCGAACCCACGATAGTAACTGGCATTAGCCATACCAGCGAATTAGTACGGAACGAATGTTTCGCCCCCATTTTGTACGTCTTAAAAGCCTCGAGCGTGGAAGAAGCTATTAAGTGGAATAATGAAGTTCCTCAAGGGCTCTCTTCCAGTATATTTACGCAAAATGTTGCCAATATATTCAag TGGATTGGGCCAAAAGGTTCGGATTGCGGCATTGTGAACGTCAACATTCCCACCTCGGGGGCTGAAATCGGTGGGGCGTTTGGTGGTGAAAAGCACACCGGAGGTGGAAGGGAGTCGGGAAGCGATTCGTGGAAACAGTACATGCGCAGATCCACCATCACTATCAATCACTCGAAGGAACTACCTCTGGCGCAGGGGAtaaagtttgaataa
- the LOC136349054 gene encoding uncharacterized protein, which produces MDKFSKKMKTNRSKNKPIGKKLSFNASSKTSATASSSPVKRAKKQPLGVKKETLDRDDSVCSEDLPTFNTKPIRKKQNLTKTFKKYGVIVPSLEEILAEQKQIREYKKQVQQVMQLKKPNLSALTTLTNERRSDRIRLQVSDAIGLNCLHLTLEQIALYFNKHVSDMKKIIDKKFPSERHKNCCLEKNAVPQNISYLDLEYTSRSMVFTFDQVDHMATLITTHFDSEDISTKHLFQVLIPELCFKIFMDVHKMDKQQAKSFFDKRPVI; this is translated from the coding sequence ATggataagttttcaaaaaaaatgaagacaaATAGATCTAAAAACAAACCCATTGGAAAGAAGCTGTCGTTCAACGCCTCTTCAAAGACCTCTGCAACTGCTAGTTCATCTCCTGTGAAACGCGCTAAAAAACAACCCCTCGGTGTAAAAAAGGAAACTCTTGATAGAGACGATTCTGTGTGCAGTGAAGATTTGCCTACGTTCAACACAAAGCCAATTAggaagaaacaaaatttaacaaaaacatttaaaaagtatGGAGTCATTGTGCCGTCTCTGGAAGAAATTTTAGCAGAACAGAAGCAAATTCGAGAATATAAGAAGCAAGTGCAGCAGGTAATGCAGCTGAAAAAGCCCAATTTGTCAGCATTGACTACCCTTACAAATGAAAGGAGAAGTGATAGAATTAGATTGCAAGTATCTGATGCTATAGGATTAAACTGCTTGCATCTGACACTGGAACAGATTGCTTTGTACTTCAATAAACATGTGTCTgacatgaaaaaaatcatcgaTAAAAAATTTCCTTCGGAGAGACATAAAAATTGCTGCCTTGAAAAGAACGCAGTTCCTCAGAATATATCTTATCTTGATTTGGAGTACACTTCAAGAAGTATGGTGTTTACATTTGATCAAGTGGATCATATGGCTACTCTGATAACAACCCACTTTGACTCTGAGGATATAAGTaccaaacatttatttcagGTTCTAATACCAGaactttgttttaaaatttttatggatGTTCACAAAATGGACAAGCAGCAAGCGAAATCCTTCTTTGACAAGCGTCCTGTTATTTAG